A window of Theileria parva strain Muguga chromosome 4 map unlocalized ctg_529, whole genome shotgun sequence genomic DNA:
GAGGGGTTAGTTGTAATGAAACACATTCTTCTAAATCAGCAACTAAAAACTTAAATACTCCGATTGGAAGAAGAGAGTTTGTCGATTTTTCGAAAACAAATGAGAAGAAAACTGAGAAACTGGTTAGTGAGAGTGTTGAGAaggaaaatgtgttaatttCAATATATGACAAAGTGATGAGCGTAAAGACTGAGAATATGAATGATGTATGTAGAAAGGGAAATATACTGCTAAATCTGCTCATGTATATGAATAAAGAAAgtaaactaaatatatacgAGGATGTATTGAAGAGGAATGAATTAGAGGTGTTGGTCtttatactatacacatGTTATTCGGTAATCGACATTGACaatttgttatataatCTTTTCACACTTTTCCAACATAACAAACAAGTTGACACTGTCAAGAATATTATCACATCGCTGATTTTTATCTCAAACAACGTTGGTACGGATTTCGTCAAGACAATTGTGTATCACATTTTGTACAACTTTTACTTCTCCAAATATCCTAACTCCGAacaaactaatttatttggTTCAGAACAAAGATATGATGTTGAGTTGGACAATTTGGATGATCAAGCGGATATAAATGATGCAAAAGCTTTGATGATTTTGGAACTCATGAATGTGATGCTTACTGGGAACATGAGGTCACACTACCCAAACGTGTTATTGTACAATGTAGAAAAAAAGGAATTTTATCCAACTCCATTTGAGAATAAAGTTGATGACAATTCTAATGGTAGTGTTGAGGAAAAAGAAAGAAGACACGAAGTGAATAagtatgtaaaatattatttgtacatatataataatgcAAAAGTGAAGATTAGTAATGAATTAATTGACGTAATGCTGGATAATATTTACCATAACACCATGAGGAATAAGTTAGTGATAGTTAACTTTTtggttaaaaatttgaaaaataatcagTCTTACACTGAATATGTACTCAATGATCTGTTATCAACGAGTTTAACACAGGAgacaaattataataaagtaaattCTCACTACAGCATAGTTgaaatatcaaattatataagGAATAGAGAGTATAAATTGTATGATCAAATTGTAGAACAATTAGATGTTGTGGATAAGGAGGATAGTGTTGTTAGTGATAAGGATTACTCATCAGTAACAAGTTCATTTGATAACTCAGAATTATCATTTAAGAATTCATCCAGCAAATCATTTGAATCCACTAACTCGTCAGAATATACCACTAATACTATCATTAACAATACTACTACCGTTAATTCAGTTGATGGAATAATAATGGGAAAGTGCATGTgtttgtataaattaatgaagAATGATTTAATAAGTAGGAAATTGGTTGAAAAAGTAGTTTATTTCTTAATTTTCTGTTTAAAACATGGCAATACAGTAAGGTTTGCGATGGAACTGTTGAACTACATCAACTTCAAATATAAAACTGAGTTATCAACTTCAGATAACTCAGTGGACAAGACAGTTAAGTTGGCGGGTGATGAGAACAAATTAGTCATAAACATATTAAACATACTCTTGatgaagttaaaattagatGGAGCCGATTTTATCAACTCGCAGCTAGAAGTTTCTGATGTGGTAAATCTACAATCATCTGATCCTGAAGcaataatatataacataGTCAAGAATGAAAGTGGATACTTTGGGTATGTGtttatgaaattattgaaactgttaaatttgaataaaagTGAGGAgaaaactttaaatttgttgttGAAATTGTGTAGTTTGGACCGAAGTTCACTGTTACTCGAGAATGTAGATttgttattgttatttttgaCCTTTATTAATAAGATAACAGATGTTGGATCAATTGACAGCTTGGATGAGAGTGACTTGGTAAACAGATTTTTAAACAGCATTCATGAGAAAAACATGTACAAACTAGTGTTCATTCTTTTTCAACAGATTTTAACAACCACTAACAATACCACTAATACAGTTAATGGAAATTCACACATTAGTAAAAGTTCACTTAATGGAGTTAGTGTAAACACAACTGTATACTACATGATCCTGTACAAGTTACTAAACTACGAAATCATACTGGAAAACTTCATACAGGAGTATGTGCAGTTTATATTACACACAATTAGTTCTACACACAATTCAGCCTTCATCAGTTTTCTACTGAATAAAATTCTAAACAAGATAAtcaatgtgtataaaaacAACGAAATCACATTAATTgacataatttataatcatATAACCCAAATGGATACTAATGAACTCAGTAGTGATAGGACTAACGGAGAAGTGGGTGAAAGTGAGGTTAATGCGGATTTGATAAAAGTGTGTTTAAACTACTTAAATAGCGATAACGACATTAGTATAAGAGGTGTAAATAGAGCATTTTCAATATTGCTGTATTTGAGTAATAAAGGGATGAACTCATTCAAACATTGTGTGGAAAGGGTTTTAGGTATAATGTTAAGGTTCATAGTTACTGCTTCAGTACATAGTGATACTAAGAATTATATTGATACTGATAGATCCTTTGAAACTGGAAGAACTTCTGTAGTTGGAGTTGATAATtctgtaaataattactCAGAAGATTCTGAGCTTAACCTTACAAGtgtattttcattaatGAGTAAACTGTTGAAtttaagtgtaaaatattacgACAAGTTGTATAAACAGATTTTAACCGTTTTACTTCACCAACTACAGGTTAACAATCAAGTAAATTGTACTAACATTGTCATCAATTGCATTCATAAATTAACTTCACAAAATAGAGAAGAGACGATTAACATCATCAACAATATCATAACCAGAGCcaatattaacacattcCTCCTATTGTTCTCATTACTACACACCATCAGTATgttactattactattactattactatattattattaccatttttatagtattatcaaTTATCCTACTATCACTGttaaactattattatattggTATTACAACTAAGTTATATAATGTTTATGTGCTGTTTTCAGGAGAAGATGAGATCAAAATGGTGAATAGAGACACTCTGGTGAATTATTTAGTTGACATGAAcaagtataatttaagtGAGAAAGTTGCTAAAATTTGTAACTTGTTAGTAAAACTAAACTATATAACAAATGAAGAACATCTTAACCTCAAACAGCAGCtcatataatttattgtacactaatatatagtatgcATAGTacatatagtatataatattacactgtgtataatatattaatacatTAGTGGGATTGACTACGTTGGTAATTGTTTAAGTGAGAGGAAATTGAGCACTCTATCGACAAATCTGAGTTTTAAAACTGAATTAAGAGGAGTGAGCTTTAGATAGGAGATAAGGTTGGGAAGAAATTCATGAAATAAGAAATAGAAGCCCAAAATCTGAACAATGATGCCAATAAGCTGAATATACACaccaaatttattatttaattcgTAAATGGGAACAACAATAAGAGAAATGCCAATAAGGTATAAAAAGGTGCCTTTTCTCCTCTttaaaaagaaaataacGAATTTACTGGAGCCAAGTAGGAAGAAAAAACCAGAACTTATAAAAAGATTACAAAATAGAAGAAGTAAACGATCTAAAGCAAATAGAACTCCAAGAATTCCTAAAAAAATCCCGATCCATAAAAGAGATAAACCAATATTAGGCCTACTTTTCATTATGAATAACAGTAAAATCTACATTATAAcaaaaaatatcaatacacattattaatatattacaaaataatttatacaaaaaatattaaacgtTATTAGGTATTCCGTCACTATCTACACTCAGGGTTTTATTATTGGGGTCAGATTCCGGATCAAAGGTAATAATTAGCCCTTTTCTCTTCAAAGGTCCAGGTTGATCGCTTTTCATTACAGGATGTAATTCCGCTAATTTCGTATCAATATCGTAAATTCTTTTCCATAAATATTCGTATTCCAGTTGGCCACCAATTGTTAATGTATTATCGACTTTGTTAGGCGCTgaaaattcattaatttgCTCTAAAATCTAAACTTACGATTATAGAAATTATTCGTCACAAATGTCGATGTATCTCCCTTATGATGTGAAGCATCTgttatacattattaatacacATATTATCATGGTATAAGTATAGTATGGTATAGTGTAACTTGTGATATATAACTAGAGTTTAGCAGTACCTgtggtatttttaatattattgtttgGAGTTGACTGaaaagtgttaaaagtgttaaaaatacctgCATAGCTCCTACTGGGACAGCATCTTTGAAACCCTTTTCAGCTGTTTGGTAATTATTCGTGGTCGTAGTGTTGTTTGAGTTTGTGTTATTGCTCATGTTCCCACTGTTTTCGCCAAAAGTACCACTTTGGGCATTGTTTGAGGCTAAATTCCCCTTAATCTCATTTTTCACTCCAGGCTCCTCACCTTCCTGTTCCACCTCTTCCACATTTGCCACTTCTTTAGGTTCATTTTTTGGCACATTTCCCCTATTCTTAGTCATATAAGCGTAATCGAGAGTGGCATCCTCAGGTAAATCTTTACTCTTGAGAGTAGCTAGAATGGGAGCAGTAAAAATCTTACAATCCACCAATACAATTGTAGATACCAACAATAAAATTCtcataatatttacacGTTTAACattcaatttataattttatcaataattgCAGGGGAAATggaataattattacagCTGTAAttgtaatgtgtaagaagAGCTTGCGACACattaagttaaaatattgtgtaaaatatgtaaatacattttaaaactgaATTAATTTGAGTGTGTAAGTGTTtagagtaaaaaatactgaAAATAAGGAAACTTTATCAAAATGTATGTCGTGTTGAGGGGGTTTACCATTCCACTAAATATGATCAGATTCCTTAcagatttatattttttaaatcatttttaactttatttgtGTAAACTAGAGGAGAAATTGGATTTAAACTACAATGTAAAACCACTCCAATGTTATATTCTAATTCTGgataatttttcatcacactttttatttttttacaagaaaattttttcacAATTAATATCTATTTTCAAGactattttacagaatTCCACCCCTTTCAACCCATTCCACAGTGATCTATTAATTACTCAAACACCATTTTGTGTTGTTGAGTTAACTTTGAAAATatttcacacattttaccAAAACCCTTTTCagactttaaaattttcaaaatgtAACATACACACCtgataatatgtaaaaaatacaatttaAACCTGTTATTATTAGTGTTGAATCATtatcataaattttatcataataaataaagttttGGACTAATGATTTCGGTGTTTAATTTAGAGGAAACTTGTTTGGAAACGCCTAAAAGATTAAAAGGTGAAAAAGAAGACTCACATTTAATCGTAACCGGCACTATCGATGACCCAATTTACGTTTCAAGCGATAATTCTAAAACTACTACTCCAACACAGACACCAACTCATTCTCCAACACATGCTCCGATACAGTTAATTAATAGTCCAACTAATAATCTAGAGatatcaaaattaacacCCATAAATACGCCGAAGACAAATAAAAGAGTGGAATCGTATTATAAACACAAGTTCTTGTTAAAGTTAAGGAAGAAGCAgtatgataataatttcgACTTAGGGCTTTATTTTCTGGTCAGGTTTGGTGGTCCAAAATCATCAATGGGTGCTTCAATTTTAATGGATGACGAGTTATTGGAGTGTTCTGAGCTCTCAAAGTTCAGGGATAAGAGAGACTTGAATGAATGGTTTGATTTTCAGTATAAAAGTTTATACAAAAATTTAAGGAAACGGTTGGATTTTTCTAATTTACCTCTATCCCAAGTGAATAAGAGGTTATCTAGAGAACTTCCTAGAAAACGGTGGTTCACAAGAGAAAAACTATATAACAAAGCCATTGAACAGGAGAATTGGAACCCCTTCTCAATCTTCGGTTCATCACTTCCATATGTTAGTCTCAATGACGTATTCAATCTCGAATCCAGTAAAAACTACGTAATAGGCTCTCTTAAGCACTTTCTCATcaataatactattaacacaAATAATGGTACTAATACGAATGGCAATAATACAGGTAACACTATATactagtatatatatatacgTCTGTAGATAATGAAGACGAAAGactatttaattatttgagCGAGAAGTGGAGAAATGAGTCGCGGAAGGTGACGGATTGGAACAGGGATCCCCTTTTGACATCTGAGGTTTTATGGTACATAAATGcaacaaataaatatttggaCAAATCGCAAAATGTGTGTATTCTTCAAAAATGCTTCTGTGTAACACCTGACCCGAATATAAGGTTTAACTGGAATGATCCTCGGTGTTCAGTCTGGAGGAATTATGACGGTCCAAGACCCTCAATGGGTGAAATTCTGGCCAGCTCAAACTACAAAAACAGCTTAGAAAGGTTTAACACTATCAAGGCCAGAGCAGAGCAGTCGAATCATATTTCACAAGAAGATGATATCAAACTCAAACATTACTACAACTATTTCAATCTCAATCATTACTAACTTCTTCCATACtactacacaattttattattattattttaaaatactatttttactcttttaaaattatataaatcaaataattaatgaaaattaaatcagttaattattttaaaattggtTAGTAGTGTGGtgtggtaaaaaattaaaaatattgcAGATAAAtggaataatatttaaaatgtgttaaattaaatgaagTTGTGGTAAAATTCCCAATTTGAattgaatgtgtaaataatggtaGTAAAATGAAGTGGATGGATTTACGTCACGCATATTACCTGAAATCGTCAGATTTCATGGCAATGCTTTCGATTCTTCACGTGCTAATGTTAACACTGATTGGATTTGGAGTGTTGAGGGTCTCTTTTGACATTGGTGAGATTCAGGACAACGCTTGGGCTTTAATAGTTTCTACGGTACTTTTTACCACTTGCTTGGCAGGTTCCAGGcgtaaaaatgataatactTATGGTAAATTCCATAAATGGTTCTTACCTCTGGtactatttattagtttagtAATGATGATTACACTCTCAGCTTATCATGGGATTATTACAGTCCTAGCTTTACATCTTGTACTGATTTCCTTTTCTCTTACAGGCTTTCCTTGTGTTTTTTTAATCCTCATC
This region includes:
- a CDS encoding Got1/Sft2-like family protein, producing the protein MKSRPNIGLSLLWIGIFLGILGVLFALDRLLLLFCNLFISSGFFFLLGSSKFVIFFLKRRKGTFLYLIGISLIVVPIYELNNKFGVYIQLIGIIVQILGFYFLFHEFLPNLISYLKLTPLNSVLKLRFVDRVLNFLSLKQLPT